The following are encoded together in the Anaerostipes caccae L1-92 genome:
- a CDS encoding HPr family phosphocarrier protein: MKTYKILLDSIDKVKDFVNLINRFKSEIDLASGRYVVDAKSIMGIFSLELSKPLLLTVYGEDELEDIENALNPFILD; encoded by the coding sequence ATGAAAACCTATAAAATATTGTTAGATTCCATAGACAAAGTAAAAGACTTTGTCAACTTGATCAACCGGTTTAAATCCGAGATAGATTTAGCATCCGGCCGCTATGTTGTCGATGCAAAATCCATTATGGGCATTTTCAGCCTGGAATTGTCCAAACCGCTGCTTCTCACTGTTTACGGTGAAGACGAACTGGAAGACATTGAAAATGCATTAAATCCATTTATTTTAGATTAA
- the bioB gene encoding biotin synthase BioB: protein MLEEFTRQILSGEQEQIKTEDVLFLLDADLEMLCRSADRIRKHFCKDHGDLCTIINGKSGKCSEDCRFCAQSSHHRTHAEEYAFLPAEEILKDCRMQERKGIHRYSVVTAGKSLEGEDFSRALKAYRVMSEQCSVSLCASHGFLSYDAFLDLKRNGVTRYHCNLETSRRFFSEICTTHTYDDKIANIERAKKAGLEICSGGIIGMGETEEDRLSLALELAGLGVDSIPVNVLTPIKGTPLEGRRRLKEEEILRTVAVFRLLNPKAEIRLAAGRNLMKDCGREAFCSGANGAITGDMLTTSGNRVEDDRKMFLKLGFSLT from the coding sequence ATGCTGGAGGAATTTACAAGACAGATCCTTTCAGGAGAACAGGAACAGATCAAAACAGAAGATGTATTGTTTTTGCTGGATGCAGATCTTGAGATGCTGTGCCGGTCGGCGGACAGGATCAGAAAGCATTTTTGCAAAGACCATGGAGATCTTTGCACGATCATCAATGGGAAAAGCGGAAAGTGCAGCGAGGACTGCAGGTTTTGTGCACAGTCATCCCATCACCGGACCCATGCGGAAGAATATGCGTTTCTTCCGGCCGAAGAGATCTTAAAGGACTGCCGGATGCAGGAGAGGAAAGGAATACATAGATACTCTGTCGTGACAGCCGGAAAATCCCTTGAGGGAGAAGATTTTTCAAGAGCTTTAAAGGCCTATCGTGTTATGTCTGAGCAGTGCAGTGTTTCCCTTTGTGCATCCCACGGATTTTTGTCTTATGATGCTTTTTTAGATCTGAAAAGGAATGGAGTCACACGATATCACTGTAATTTAGAGACATCAAGACGTTTTTTTTCTGAGATCTGCACGACGCATACATATGATGATAAGATCGCAAATATCGAGAGGGCAAAGAAAGCAGGCCTTGAGATCTGTTCCGGAGGGATCATCGGAATGGGTGAGACAGAGGAGGACAGGCTTTCTTTGGCCCTTGAGCTGGCAGGACTCGGAGTTGACTCGATCCCGGTCAATGTTCTTACGCCGATCAAAGGTACTCCTCTGGAAGGAAGAAGAAGGCTTAAAGAAGAGGAAATACTGAGGACGGTCGCAGTGTTCCGGCTCTTAAATCCAAAAGCAGAAATTCGTCTGGCCGCAGGGCGGAATTTGATGAAAGACTGCGGAAGAGAGGCGTTTTGTTCCGGGGCAAACGGAGCAATCACTGGTGATATGCTCACTACATCCGGCAACAGGGTGGAAGACGACAGAAAAATGTTTTTAAAGCTTGGATTTTCATTGACATAA
- a CDS encoding ATP-binding protein translates to MKKITGRRFCRRAAVCLSVLLISIIFLGNHWSFAASEKKTEQTDQRVVKVGYLETPGICEKDKYGNYTGLTPDYLNEIAKYTNWEYEYVPTTADTFIQDLADGKYDVLGGAYYAKELEPYFAYPKYSMGSSRAGLLCLKEDNRIKSYELNTLNGKTIGVYEKADEKIRRLKDFLKINNIKCRLKYYGPKDLSESGDLYKYLLNKEVDLLLGNELEENPDFRLAASFDAQPYYLVTSPKNKEILNGINSALEKIQDADPGFEKEKYEENFKDRQKISSVYLTKEEEKYIAAKKSVSVAVVADWHPFYCKQNTTDHHDGIIPEMLEEISDFSGLKFTYVTADSYEEAIRLVQEGKADIMGFFLDTEADARKNDLVLTSAYVSLNNIVIRNKSENFPSDGMEAGVLKGRTLPDEIKAKRVKYYKDAEEIISALNKGKVDFVYGLAASMEQEMQNHRYNNVVPVTGVNINMGVSFALAGPADTNLLSILNKSINNVTSDERNTILNRNLVSFGTSFSFKDYIYANPIAVLCLLAVIMLMAAAAFILTYRSKMRSRIMQSELEKAEAKSRAKSEFLSQMSHEIRTPMNAITGLTDLLRMEEKLPDGAREKLQKIHASSQYMLSLINDILDMSKIENGKLNIEPEDFSLTELLDGLIEMMEVQAEEKQIHFEFVREIEHDFVTGDPIRLRQVLTNLLSNAFKFTKHGGRVTLTVREEHRDVSTGEYFFSVKDNGIGIAQDRQKQIFEAFEQLGASSARSEGTGLGLPISSSIIKAMGGNLMVESQTGKGSEFYFRLCLPTGKDSTNYRSENALELRQFHDIRILVAEDNDLNAEIVKELLEMEGASAERAVNGQEAVERFLSGEQGRYQLILMDIKMPLKNGYEAAEEIRKSSHPDAETVPIIAMTANSFKEDMDAAFASGMNGFVPKPIDIGYLNQVMEENLKKE, encoded by the coding sequence ATGAAAAAAATTACAGGGAGAAGATTTTGCAGAAGAGCAGCGGTCTGTTTGTCTGTACTGCTGATCAGCATCATCTTTCTGGGGAATCACTGGAGTTTTGCGGCCTCCGAAAAGAAAACAGAACAAACGGATCAACGGGTGGTGAAGGTAGGATATTTAGAAACTCCGGGGATATGCGAAAAAGATAAATACGGAAATTATACCGGGCTGACACCGGATTATCTGAATGAGATTGCAAAATATACGAACTGGGAATACGAATATGTCCCGACTACAGCGGACACCTTTATACAGGATCTTGCGGATGGAAAGTATGATGTATTGGGAGGTGCCTACTATGCCAAGGAATTGGAGCCTTATTTTGCATATCCAAAGTACAGTATGGGGAGCAGCCGTGCAGGACTTCTGTGTCTGAAAGAAGATAACAGGATCAAAAGTTATGAGCTGAATACGCTGAACGGCAAAACCATCGGAGTCTATGAGAAAGCGGATGAAAAGATCCGAAGGCTGAAAGACTTCTTAAAGATCAACAACATTAAGTGCAGGCTGAAATACTATGGTCCCAAAGACCTCTCAGAAAGTGGAGACCTTTATAAGTATTTATTAAATAAAGAAGTCGATTTGCTGCTGGGAAATGAACTGGAGGAGAATCCTGATTTCCGGCTGGCTGCTTCCTTCGATGCTCAGCCTTATTATCTTGTAACAAGCCCGAAAAATAAAGAGATTCTGAACGGAATTAATTCTGCGCTGGAAAAGATTCAGGACGCCGATCCTGGTTTTGAAAAGGAAAAGTATGAAGAAAATTTTAAAGACAGACAGAAGATATCGTCCGTCTATCTGACGAAAGAAGAGGAGAAATATATCGCCGCCAAGAAATCGGTTTCGGTTGCTGTTGTAGCAGACTGGCACCCTTTCTACTGTAAGCAGAATACTACAGATCACCATGATGGTATTATTCCGGAAATGCTCGAAGAGATCTCTGATTTTTCCGGCCTGAAGTTTACTTATGTCACTGCGGATTCGTATGAGGAGGCCATCCGGCTGGTACAAGAAGGCAAGGCAGATATTATGGGATTTTTTCTGGATACTGAAGCGGATGCGAGAAAGAATGATCTTGTACTGACCAGCGCCTATGTCAGCCTTAACAATATTGTCATCAGAAATAAATCAGAGAATTTTCCTTCCGACGGGATGGAAGCCGGGGTTCTGAAAGGAAGAACACTCCCGGATGAAATAAAGGCGAAAAGAGTGAAATATTATAAGGATGCAGAAGAGATTATTTCGGCACTGAATAAAGGAAAAGTGGACTTCGTGTACGGTCTGGCGGCTTCTATGGAACAGGAGATGCAGAACCACCGGTATAATAATGTCGTCCCGGTGACAGGAGTCAACATTAACATGGGGGTGTCCTTTGCACTGGCGGGCCCGGCGGATACCAATCTCCTGTCGATACTCAACAAATCCATAAATAATGTTACATCGGATGAGAGGAATACGATTCTTAACAGGAATCTGGTTTCCTTCGGCACCTCATTTTCGTTTAAAGATTATATTTATGCAAACCCCATCGCTGTACTCTGTCTGCTGGCAGTCATTATGCTTATGGCGGCAGCAGCCTTTATTCTGACTTACAGATCCAAAATGAGAAGCAGGATCATGCAGAGTGAACTTGAGAAAGCAGAGGCAAAGAGCAGGGCAAAGAGTGAATTTCTCTCTCAGATGAGTCATGAGATACGGACACCTATGAACGCGATCACAGGTCTCACCGATTTGCTGCGGATGGAGGAGAAGCTTCCGGACGGAGCCAGGGAAAAACTGCAAAAAATTCATGCATCCTCTCAGTATATGCTGTCACTGATTAACGATATTCTGGATATGTCAAAGATTGAAAATGGAAAGCTGAACATTGAGCCCGAAGACTTCTCTCTGACAGAACTGCTGGATGGGTTAATTGAAATGATGGAAGTGCAGGCAGAAGAAAAGCAGATTCATTTTGAATTTGTCAGGGAGATTGAGCATGACTTTGTAACAGGAGATCCGATCCGTCTGCGCCAGGTACTGACCAATCTTCTCTCTAATGCCTTTAAATTTACGAAGCACGGAGGCAGAGTCACTCTGACTGTCCGGGAGGAGCACAGGGACGTCAGTACTGGGGAATATTTCTTCTCTGTCAAAGATAATGGGATCGGTATCGCCCAGGACAGGCAGAAACAGATTTTCGAGGCCTTTGAACAGCTGGGAGCCAGCAGCGCAAGAAGCGAGGGAACAGGTCTCGGACTCCCGATCAGTTCAAGCATCATCAAGGCTATGGGAGGAAATCTCATGGTGGAGAGCCAGACTGGCAAAGGTTCTGAGTTTTATTTCAGACTCTGTCTGCCCACCGGGAAAGACAGCACGAACTACAGGAGTGAAAATGCTTTGGAACTTCGGCAGTTCCATGATATCCGGATTCTGGTTGCGGAAGATAACGATCTGAATGCAGAAATTGTAAAAGAACTGCTTGAGATGGAAGGCGCGTCCGCAGAACGGGCAGTCAACGGACAGGAAGCCGTGGAACGATTTTTGTCGGGTGAACAGGGCCGTTATCAGCTTATTTTAATGGACATCAAGATGCCGCTGAAAAACGGTTATGAAGCGGCGGAAGAGATCAGGAAAAGCAGCCATCCGGATGCAGAAACAGTACCGATCATTGCGATGACAGCAAACTCTTTCAAAGAAGATATGGATGCAGCGTTTGCCTCAGGAATGAACGGTTTTGTTCCAAAGCCGATAGACATTGGATATCTCAATCAGGTGATGGAAGAGAACCTGAAAAAGGAATAA
- a CDS encoding ABC transporter ATP-binding protein — protein MDTIVNAEEITKSFGKQIAVRNVSMEVKKGDIYGFIGENGAGKTTMIRMMAGLAKPSSGRLSLFGSGDLVKAREKIGTVIEYPALMPGMTARENLMVEMKLRGLKDPKKIEEVLIKVGLADTKKKKVKNFSLGMKQRLAIAIALLGDPEFLILDEPTNGLDPVGIREIRELIQELNQEHHITVLISSHILGELSKLATRYGIIHKGELIQEFTEEELNRQSQSSLTVKMPKEQREKACRVMREQFSAREFQMVGEEELKVYGFLEKPGKVNQALMQEGIQVEEIFVENMDLEKYFLRAVGGAAC, from the coding sequence ATGGATACGATTGTGAATGCAGAGGAGATTACAAAATCCTTTGGAAAACAAATAGCAGTGAGAAATGTCAGTATGGAAGTAAAGAAGGGAGACATTTACGGATTCATCGGGGAGAACGGTGCAGGGAAGACTACCATGATCCGGATGATGGCAGGACTGGCCAAACCCTCCTCCGGCAGACTTTCCCTGTTCGGTTCCGGTGATCTGGTGAAGGCCAGAGAGAAGATCGGGACAGTGATTGAATATCCGGCGCTGATGCCCGGTATGACGGCCAGAGAGAATCTCATGGTGGAGATGAAGCTCAGGGGATTGAAGGATCCGAAAAAGATTGAAGAAGTTCTTATAAAGGTAGGGCTTGCAGACACCAAAAAGAAGAAGGTGAAAAATTTTTCCCTCGGTATGAAGCAGAGGCTGGCGATCGCCATTGCACTTTTGGGCGATCCGGAATTTTTAATTTTGGATGAACCTACCAACGGGCTTGATCCGGTTGGAATCCGTGAGATCAGAGAGCTGATCCAGGAGCTGAATCAGGAACATCACATCACGGTTTTGATATCAAGCCACATTTTGGGAGAGTTATCGAAACTGGCTACCAGATACGGTATCATCCACAAGGGCGAACTGATCCAGGAATTTACGGAAGAAGAATTAAACAGGCAGAGCCAGTCCAGTCTCACGGTAAAGATGCCGAAGGAACAGCGGGAGAAGGCGTGCAGAGTTATGAGAGAGCAGTTTTCAGCCAGAGAATTCCAGATGGTTGGAGAAGAAGAACTGAAGGTCTACGGATTTTTAGAAAAGCCAGGGAAAGTCAATCAGGCGCTTATGCAGGAAGGAATCCAGGTAGAAGAAATCTTCGTAGAAAACATGGATTTGGAAAAATACTTTTTAAGAGCAGTGGGAGGTGCGGCATGTTAA
- the epsC gene encoding serine O-acetyltransferase EpsC has product MGFREFAKSQFDIIKDRDPALKNQKEVYLYPYVKALYWYRITHRMYKEGNFYKARKISQKIARKTGIEIHPGAQIGKGLFIDHGHGVVIGETTIIGDNVTIYQGVTLGGTGNETGKRHPTIEDNVLISAGAKVLGSITIGKNSKIGAGSVVVSDVPPNSTVVGVPGRVIKRDGTRIQSLELNQIDLPDPVDMDIEKLAKENAELRSALNIFMEHCKRVEDAAKGDRE; this is encoded by the coding sequence ATGGGCTTTAGAGAGTTTGCAAAAAGCCAGTTTGACATCATAAAGGACCGGGACCCGGCCCTTAAAAATCAAAAGGAAGTATATTTATATCCTTATGTAAAGGCTTTATACTGGTATCGGATCACCCATCGTATGTATAAGGAAGGAAATTTTTATAAGGCCAGAAAGATATCACAAAAGATTGCCCGAAAGACTGGGATTGAGATTCACCCGGGAGCACAGATAGGAAAAGGGCTGTTTATTGACCACGGACATGGGGTTGTCATCGGTGAGACTACGATCATCGGTGACAATGTGACGATTTACCAGGGAGTCACGCTGGGAGGCACCGGAAATGAAACCGGGAAGCGCCACCCTACCATCGAGGACAATGTTTTGATCAGCGCCGGTGCGAAAGTACTAGGATCGATCACGATTGGGAAGAATTCCAAAATAGGAGCGGGTTCCGTTGTAGTTTCCGATGTGCCTCCCAACTCCACCGTGGTCGGAGTGCCGGGCAGAGTGATCAAGAGAGACGGGACCAGGATTCAGAGCCTGGAGCTCAACCAGATCGATCTTCCGGACCCGGTTGACATGGATATTGAGAAGCTGGCAAAAGAAAACGCTGAGTTAAGAAGTGCACTGAATATATTTATGGAGCACTGCAAACGTGTAGAAGATGCTGCGAAAGGAGATAGAGAATGA
- the cysS gene encoding cysteine--tRNA ligase, whose amino-acid sequence MKIYNTLTRKKEEFVPVHPGKVGIYVCGPTVYNYIHIGNARPMIIFDTVRRYFEYKGYDVNYVSNFTDVDDKIIKKANEEGVSATEIAERYIEECKKDMEGLNVKPATHQPKATEEIDGMIRMIGTLIEKGHAYEVNGTVYFKTRSFDGYGKLSKKNIDDLEAGHRDIKVRGEEGKQDPLDFVLWKPKKEGEIAWPSPWGEGRPGWHIECSEMSKKYIGDTIDIHAGGEDLIFPHHENEIAQSEACNDECFANYWMHNGFLNIDNQKMSKSAGNFFTVREISEKYPLQVIRFFMLSAHYRNPLNFSDTLVESAKNGLDRILTAIDLVRDQADKPETAAGKEEEANLEEARKLVGKFEEAMEDDFNTADAVSAIFELVKLANTTVKESSSDYAAKLLEIMETLCGVLGIETKQEEDILDEEIERMIEERQQARKEKDFARADEIRDELLEKGIILKDTREGVKWKRA is encoded by the coding sequence ATGAAGATCTATAATACACTGACAAGAAAAAAAGAGGAGTTTGTACCGGTACACCCTGGGAAAGTGGGGATATATGTGTGCGGCCCCACAGTTTATAACTATATTCATATCGGAAACGCACGGCCGATGATCATCTTTGATACGGTCCGCAGATATTTTGAATATAAAGGATATGATGTGAATTACGTCTCAAATTTTACAGATGTGGATGATAAGATCATCAAGAAAGCCAATGAGGAAGGCGTATCTGCCACAGAGATCGCAGAGCGTTACATTGAAGAGTGTAAAAAAGATATGGAAGGCTTAAACGTGAAGCCGGCGACCCATCAGCCGAAAGCCACGGAAGAGATCGACGGAATGATCCGTATGATCGGGACCTTGATTGAAAAAGGGCATGCCTACGAAGTAAATGGTACGGTTTACTTTAAAACCCGTTCTTTTGACGGATACGGAAAACTTTCCAAAAAGAACATTGACGACTTGGAGGCAGGCCACAGGGATATTAAAGTCCGCGGGGAAGAAGGCAAACAAGATCCGCTTGATTTTGTGCTTTGGAAGCCGAAAAAAGAAGGTGAGATTGCATGGCCGTCTCCTTGGGGAGAAGGCCGCCCGGGATGGCATATCGAATGTTCCGAAATGTCGAAAAAGTATATCGGGGATACGATTGACATTCATGCGGGAGGAGAGGACTTGATTTTTCCTCATCACGAAAATGAAATTGCCCAGAGTGAAGCATGCAACGACGAATGTTTTGCAAACTACTGGATGCACAACGGGTTCTTAAATATCGACAATCAAAAGATGTCCAAATCGGCCGGCAACTTTTTTACTGTCAGAGAGATCAGTGAAAAATATCCGCTGCAGGTTATCCGGTTTTTCATGCTGAGCGCACATTACCGCAATCCGCTGAACTTCAGCGATACGCTTGTGGAATCTGCCAAGAACGGACTGGACCGCATCCTCACAGCGATTGATCTTGTAAGGGATCAGGCCGATAAACCGGAGACAGCTGCAGGAAAAGAAGAAGAGGCTAATCTTGAAGAAGCAAGGAAATTGGTCGGCAAGTTTGAGGAAGCTATGGAAGATGATTTCAACACGGCGGATGCGGTCTCTGCCATCTTTGAACTTGTGAAGCTGGCCAATACAACCGTAAAAGAGTCATCCTCTGATTATGCGGCAAAGCTCCTGGAAATCATGGAAACGCTGTGCGGAGTACTCGGAATCGAGACAAAGCAGGAAGAAGATATTCTGGATGAAGAGATTGAAAGGATGATTGAGGAACGGCAGCAGGCGAGAAAAGAAAAAGATTTTGCCAGAGCAGATGAGATCAGAGACGAACTGCTGGAAAAAGGGATTATTTTAAAGGATACAAGAGAAGGAGTAAAATGGAAACGAGCTTAA
- a CDS encoding biotin transporter BioY: MTMKKLEIRQMTLIGLMSALMCVAGPLSVPLPFTPVPISLTNLIIYLTAFVLGCKSGTVSYVIYLLLGTAGLPVFSGFTGGLSKLAGPTGGYLIGFILTAAVCGFAADHSGGKRTIQFAGMVIGTLAAYLFGTVWLCAQMNLTPVQGLMAGVIPYLPGDLVKIILAAAIGNSIRQTVKQTASASL, encoded by the coding sequence ATGACTATGAAGAAACTAGAAATAAGGCAGATGACACTCATAGGATTGATGTCGGCACTCATGTGCGTTGCGGGACCGCTTTCTGTTCCGCTGCCGTTTACACCGGTTCCAATATCTCTGACAAATCTGATCATTTATCTGACAGCATTTGTACTCGGGTGCAAATCAGGTACTGTGAGTTATGTGATCTATCTGCTGCTTGGCACAGCGGGACTTCCTGTTTTTTCGGGATTTACGGGAGGCCTGTCCAAACTTGCCGGTCCTACGGGCGGATATTTGATTGGATTCATATTGACGGCTGCAGTCTGCGGGTTTGCAGCGGATCACTCCGGAGGAAAAAGGACCATACAATTTGCAGGAATGGTGATTGGAACGCTGGCAGCATATCTGTTCGGAACCGTTTGGCTCTGTGCACAGATGAACCTTACGCCGGTTCAGGGGCTCATGGCCGGAGTTATCCCATATCTCCCCGGGGACCTGGTGAAAATAATACTGGCTGCAGCAATAGGAAACAGCATCCGGCAGACAGTGAAGCAGACTGCGTCAGCGTCTTTATAG
- a CDS encoding ABC transporter permease produces MLNLIRADVYKLLKSTSFRVCGVLFLLLAGSENFLYHLVEKMGGGTGTQTTVLSRIQGTDTSYLILLAIVISLFIGSEYTYGTIKNLASKHYERNEIFASKWIVSVLLATVYFAVSIVIVGITAAFYWKTGDLSGNVISNTAGFLFTKYILVLSITSLYVMAAFIIRKTQFVLPVAIIGLDVIGTIALYGDMGLTKLLGHTVQLSKYWPGNMLSLIIQSGAQHAELLPGILTGLVFLTAAAAGGVIHFKRVDIK; encoded by the coding sequence ATGTTAAATTTAATTCGGGCAGATGTTTATAAATTGTTAAAATCAACGTCATTTCGTGTGTGCGGAGTGCTGTTTCTTTTGCTGGCGGGATCTGAAAATTTTCTTTATCATCTTGTGGAAAAAATGGGCGGCGGTACTGGGACGCAGACGACGGTCCTCTCAAGGATACAGGGGACAGATACCTCTTATCTGATTCTGCTGGCGATCGTTATTTCCCTGTTCATCGGAAGTGAATATACCTATGGAACCATTAAAAACCTGGCATCAAAGCATTACGAGAGGAATGAAATCTTTGCTTCCAAGTGGATCGTGAGTGTTCTGCTGGCAACGGTTTATTTCGCGGTGAGCATCGTAATTGTGGGAATCACCGCTGCGTTTTACTGGAAAACCGGAGATTTGAGCGGGAATGTTATAAGCAATACCGCAGGCTTTTTGTTCACAAAATATATTCTGGTCCTCAGTATCACTTCTCTGTATGTCATGGCCGCTTTTATAATAAGGAAGACACAGTTTGTCCTTCCGGTTGCCATCATTGGGCTGGACGTTATCGGAACCATTGCATTATATGGCGATATGGGACTCACAAAACTATTGGGGCATACGGTGCAGCTGTCAAAATACTGGCCGGGCAACATGCTGTCTCTGATCATTCAGAGCGGCGCGCAACATGCTGAACTTCTTCCGGGGATTTTAACCGGACTTGTATTTCTTACTGCGGCTGCGGCCGGCGGAGTTATACATTTTAAACGTGTGGATATCAAATAA